A single window of Cyanobium sp. AMD-g DNA harbors:
- a CDS encoding Gfo/Idh/MocA family protein, giving the protein MNPVRVGVIGIGNMGWHHARVLSLLRDAELVGVADPDETRGRLAVEQFDCRWFPTYEDLLGEVEAVCIAVPTLLHHRVGMTCLQAGVHVLIEKPIAATQEEAADLIRAAETAGRLLQVGHIERFNPAFRELLRVVANEEVVVLEARRHSPNADRANDVSVVLDLMIHDIDLVLELAASPVVRLAAAGGRSSDGPIDYVNATLGFANGVVASLTASKMAHRKIRSLSAHCRSSLMETDFLNRNLRIHRRSHESVSADHGELLYRNDGFIEEVSTTSIEPLYAELEHFLQCVRGRETPAVDGLQASRALQLADLIEQCVEQPNLCMALEAPI; this is encoded by the coding sequence ATGAACCCAGTGCGCGTGGGTGTCATCGGCATCGGCAACATGGGCTGGCACCACGCCCGGGTGCTGAGCCTGCTGCGGGACGCCGAACTGGTGGGTGTCGCCGATCCCGACGAAACCCGTGGCCGTCTGGCGGTCGAGCAGTTCGATTGCCGCTGGTTCCCCACCTACGAGGACCTGCTGGGTGAGGTGGAGGCCGTCTGCATCGCCGTTCCCACCCTGCTGCACCATCGGGTCGGCATGACCTGCCTGCAGGCCGGGGTGCACGTGCTGATCGAAAAGCCGATCGCCGCCACCCAGGAGGAGGCGGCTGATCTGATCCGCGCTGCCGAAACCGCCGGTCGCCTGTTGCAGGTGGGCCACATCGAGCGCTTCAACCCCGCCTTCCGGGAGCTGCTGCGGGTGGTCGCCAACGAGGAGGTGGTGGTGCTCGAAGCGCGACGCCACAGCCCCAACGCCGACCGGGCCAACGATGTCTCGGTGGTGCTCGACCTGATGATCCACGACATCGATCTGGTGCTTGAACTGGCCGCTTCCCCCGTGGTGCGTCTCGCCGCGGCCGGGGGCCGCAGCTCCGATGGCCCGATCGATTACGTCAACGCCACCCTCGGCTTCGCCAACGGCGTGGTGGCCAGCCTCACGGCCAGCAAGATGGCCCACCGCAAGATCCGCAGCCTCAGCGCCCACTGCCGCAGCAGCCTGATGGAGACGGATTTCCTCAACCGCAATCTGCGCATCCACAGGCGCTCCCATGAGTCGGTGAGCGCCGACCACGGCGAGTTGCTTTACCGCAACGACGGCTTCATCGAGGAGGTGAGCACCACCTCCATCGAACCTCTCTACGCCGAGCTGGAGCACTTCCTCCAGTGCGTGCGGGGCCGCGAAACCCCAGCCGTGGACGGCCTTCAGGCCTCGCGGGCGCTGCAGCTGGCCGACCTGATCGAGCAGTGTGTCGAGCAGCCCAACCTCTGCATGGCCCTGGAGGCCCCGATCTAG
- a CDS encoding glycoside hydrolase family 15 protein has protein sequence MSTTASNDDRGAAEAQQLLERLDRQIEHVVLRRQHPITGLLPASTASTVHGNYGDAWVRDCVYSIQCVWGLALAHRRLQGPCRRSFELEQRVLQLMRGLMRSMMRQSAKVERFKTSLERLDAIHAKFDTATGDPVVADDGWGHLQLDATALFLLQLAQLTRSGLVIIQTSPERDFLQNLVYYVARAYRVADYGIWERGDKGNHGQPERNASSIGMVKAALESLIGLDLYGPHGDGSCCLTIPHDAIVRLRRALRGLLPRESASKEADSACLSVIGYPAWAVEDPALIARTLDKIRSELAGSYGYKRFRRDGHQTVLEDVSRHHYEREELAQFEHIECEWPLFLAYELITACCEGRWDEARQWRQQLEELSVQVDGEALLPELYLVPERLIEAERRQPGSQIRVANENVPLLWTQSLTWLSDLLLHGLITADDLDPCGRRHPSPPGAQEVLVALAPADASVAAALADAGLPVKLLPAGETPPLRVASSRELARRLATVGANGRLGLSGHPPVRMETQATARLYRHNGELIGFLPAVLEEDTFYLADDAQVLVDTVATEVRVLQRHWRGEAAPLLLVPVHAGPFRRDPDAFLDLGRDLQRGQLGSVPVRLVSLEELVPLASLIDLPPQALAACDLVPDGHTLLPASASHQPLTARQEQELEDVPLAHLVDRLWSSRSLEEQAEVLELLSRRLGPNARLQGPRSGPGVRLMVLLEEVYRRGLADADWSVVRRAAGAMGLVHPQLEDALTDLLLRQKQVVVGRNYTHDSLLSQPEGSLAIAAMVRRFSGEDGREWMLQQELLLAIDALARSNVNLLSGSLTLQLGQFLLLLTGELAAEANLSPSEAFERLCSLPPHAIRRRLRAVLADVEHARASLQRKEQLHLRGRVRWEVPDPLAELPKDGSWLQHRMRLGALQRVPKDFYPGIWDLLHHCRGLVIGDKLERRNRLESAPLLREKTPGEKNFAMLVEHLLSKIEAPEYRRLCIETLLTLMAFMAANPQVQFDDDLALDVVIGHAVRVGWQQCHPEVPSDQYGPHKAEAWDLFYRSSPADCRRWQLLALQELTDREAVPLDRTNRRQVT, from the coding sequence ATGAGCACCACGGCGAGCAACGACGACAGGGGAGCGGCGGAGGCCCAACAGCTGCTCGAACGGCTCGACCGCCAGATCGAGCATGTCGTCCTGCGCCGGCAGCATCCGATCACCGGACTGCTGCCCGCCAGCACCGCCAGCACCGTGCACGGCAACTACGGCGACGCCTGGGTGCGGGACTGCGTGTATTCGATCCAATGCGTCTGGGGGCTGGCCCTGGCGCACCGGCGCCTGCAAGGACCCTGCCGCCGCTCCTTCGAGCTGGAGCAGCGGGTCCTGCAGCTGATGCGAGGCCTGATGCGCTCGATGATGCGCCAGTCGGCGAAGGTGGAGCGTTTCAAGACGAGCCTGGAGCGGCTCGATGCCATCCACGCCAAGTTCGACACGGCCACGGGCGATCCGGTGGTGGCCGACGACGGCTGGGGCCATCTGCAACTCGATGCCACGGCCCTGTTCCTGCTGCAGCTGGCCCAGCTGACCCGCTCGGGACTGGTGATCATTCAGACCAGCCCCGAGCGCGATTTCCTCCAGAACCTCGTTTACTACGTGGCTCGCGCCTACCGGGTGGCCGACTACGGCATCTGGGAGCGGGGCGACAAGGGCAACCACGGCCAGCCGGAACGCAACGCCAGCTCGATCGGCATGGTCAAGGCTGCCCTCGAATCCCTCATCGGGCTGGATCTCTACGGGCCCCATGGCGACGGCAGCTGTTGCCTGACCATTCCCCACGACGCCATCGTGCGGCTCAGGCGCGCTCTGCGGGGCCTGCTGCCCAGGGAATCCGCCAGCAAGGAGGCCGACAGCGCCTGCCTGTCGGTGATCGGCTACCCGGCCTGGGCCGTGGAGGACCCGGCTCTGATCGCGCGCACCCTTGACAAGATCCGCAGCGAACTGGCGGGGTCGTACGGCTACAAGCGCTTCCGCCGTGACGGCCACCAGACCGTGTTGGAGGACGTGAGCCGGCACCACTACGAGCGGGAGGAGCTGGCCCAGTTCGAGCACATCGAATGCGAGTGGCCCCTGTTCCTGGCCTACGAGCTGATCACGGCCTGCTGCGAGGGCCGCTGGGACGAAGCCCGCCAGTGGCGCCAGCAATTGGAGGAGCTGAGCGTTCAGGTCGACGGGGAAGCCCTGCTGCCGGAGCTCTACCTGGTGCCAGAGCGGCTGATCGAGGCCGAGCGGCGCCAACCCGGCAGCCAGATCCGGGTGGCCAACGAGAACGTCCCGCTGCTCTGGACCCAGAGCCTCACCTGGTTGTCGGATCTGCTGTTGCACGGCCTGATCACCGCCGACGACCTCGATCCCTGTGGCCGTCGCCACCCCAGCCCGCCGGGGGCCCAGGAGGTGCTGGTGGCCCTGGCTCCCGCCGATGCCAGCGTCGCCGCGGCCCTGGCGGACGCCGGTCTGCCGGTGAAGCTGCTGCCGGCGGGCGAGACGCCCCCCCTGCGGGTGGCCAGTTCCCGTGAGCTGGCCCGGCGCCTGGCGACGGTGGGCGCCAATGGGCGGCTGGGGCTCTCCGGCCATCCACCCGTGCGCATGGAGACCCAGGCGACCGCCAGGCTCTACCGCCACAACGGCGAACTGATCGGCTTCCTGCCGGCAGTGCTGGAGGAGGACACCTTCTACCTGGCCGACGATGCCCAGGTGCTGGTGGACACGGTGGCCACCGAGGTGCGGGTGCTGCAGCGCCATTGGCGGGGCGAGGCAGCCCCCCTGCTGCTCGTGCCGGTCCACGCCGGCCCCTTCCGCAGGGACCCCGACGCCTTCCTCGACCTGGGCCGTGATCTGCAGCGGGGCCAGCTGGGCTCGGTGCCCGTACGCCTGGTCTCCCTGGAGGAGCTGGTGCCATTGGCCAGTCTGATCGATCTGCCGCCCCAGGCCCTGGCCGCCTGCGACCTGGTGCCCGACGGCCACACCCTGCTCCCGGCCAGCGCCAGCCACCAACCGCTCACCGCCCGCCAGGAACAGGAGCTGGAGGATGTCCCGCTGGCCCATCTGGTCGACCGGCTCTGGAGCAGCCGCTCCCTGGAGGAGCAGGCGGAGGTGCTGGAACTGCTCAGCCGGCGGCTGGGTCCCAATGCCCGCCTGCAGGGGCCCCGCAGCGGTCCTGGGGTGCGGCTGATGGTGTTGCTGGAGGAGGTTTACCGCCGCGGCCTGGCCGATGCCGACTGGAGTGTGGTGCGCCGCGCCGCCGGCGCCATGGGCCTGGTCCACCCCCAGCTGGAGGATGCCCTCACCGATCTGCTGCTGCGCCAGAAGCAGGTGGTGGTGGGCCGCAACTACACCCACGACTCCCTGCTCAGCCAGCCGGAGGGCAGCCTGGCCATCGCCGCCATGGTGCGCCGCTTCAGCGGCGAGGACGGCCGCGAATGGATGCTCCAGCAGGAGCTGCTGCTGGCCATCGATGCCCTGGCCCGCTCCAACGTGAACCTGCTCAGCGGCAGCCTCACCCTTCAGCTGGGTCAGTTCCTGCTGTTGCTCACCGGTGAACTGGCGGCCGAGGCCAACCTCAGCCCCAGCGAAGCCTTCGAACGCCTTTGCAGCTTGCCCCCCCACGCCATCCGCCGCCGGCTCCGGGCCGTGCTGGCCGACGTGGAGCACGCCCGCGCCTCCCTGCAGCGCAAGGAGCAGCTGCACCTGCGCGGCCGGGTGCGCTGGGAGGTGCCCGATCCCCTGGCCGAGCTGCCGAAGGACGGCAGCTGGCTGCAGCACCGCATGCGGCTGGGGGCGCTGCAGCGGGTGCCGAAGGACTTCTACCCGGGCATCTGGGACCTGCTGCACCACTGCCGGGGGCTGGTGATCGGCGACAAACTGGAGCGACGCAACCGTCTGGAGAGCGCTCCGCTGCTGCGCGAGAAGACGCCAGGGGAAAAGAACTTCGCCATGTTGGTGGAGCACCTCCTGAGCAAGATCGAAGCCCCGGAATACCGCCGGCTGTGCATCGAAACCCTGCTCACCCTGATGGCCTTCATGGCCGCCAACCCCCAGGTGCAGTTCGACGACGACCTCGCCCTCGACGTGGTGATCGGCCACGCCGTTCGCGTGGGCTGGCAGCAGTGCCATCCCGAGGTGCCCAGCGACCAGTACGGCCCCCACAAGGCGGAGGCCTGGGATCTCTTCTATCGCTCCTCCCCCGCCGACTGCCGCCGCTGGCAACTGCTGGCTCTGCAGGAACTGACCGACCGGGAGGCGGTCCCCCTGGACCGGACAAACCGGCGACAGGTGACCTAG
- a CDS encoding Fe2+-dependent dioxygenase — protein MHFRLEPLLSDGQVEELRLALLAEGTPWRDGAETAGWHARGVKRNRQLDSSSAVHQTLASALSSQLLEHPLLQAAALPVQLHNLRFSRCGIGEGYGRHVDNAYMAGGRSDLSFTLFLSAPDHYRGGDLVLEAPGGESSFRLPAGHALVYPSSLLHRVEPVTWGERLVAVGWIQSRVRRSDRRELLFELDTARRALFQQQGKDDIFDLLTRSHTNLLRMWGE, from the coding sequence ATGCACTTCCGTCTCGAACCGTTGCTGAGCGATGGCCAGGTGGAGGAACTGCGCCTGGCCCTGCTGGCGGAGGGCACACCCTGGCGGGACGGGGCCGAAACAGCCGGATGGCATGCCCGGGGGGTGAAGCGCAACCGTCAGCTGGATTCCAGCTCCGCCGTGCACCAAACCCTCGCCTCCGCCCTCAGCAGCCAGCTGCTGGAGCATCCTCTGCTGCAGGCAGCGGCCCTGCCGGTGCAACTGCACAACCTGCGCTTCAGCCGCTGCGGCATCGGCGAGGGCTATGGCCGCCACGTCGACAATGCCTACATGGCCGGCGGCCGCTCCGATCTCTCCTTCACCCTGTTCCTCAGCGCGCCCGACCACTACCGGGGCGGTGATCTGGTGCTGGAGGCTCCGGGCGGGGAAAGCAGCTTCAGGCTGCCGGCGGGCCACGCCCTGGTGTATCCGAGCTCCCTGCTGCATCGGGTGGAGCCGGTGACCTGGGGCGAACGGCTGGTGGCCGTGGGTTGGATCCAGAGCCGGGTGCGCCGCAGCGACAGACGCGAACTGCTGTTCGAGCTCGACACCGCCCGCCGTGCCCTCTTCCAGCAGCAAGGGAAGGACGACATCTTCGACCTGCTCACCCGCAGTCACACCAACCTGCTGCGGATGTGGGGGGAGTGA
- the tgt gene encoding tRNA guanosine(34) transglycosylase Tgt — translation MAFNFTITARCPRTRARCGCFTTPHGPVHTPRFMPVGTAATVKGVTTPQLQETGAKMVLANTFHLHLQPGESVVEDAGGLHRFMGWDGPLLTDSGGFQVFSLDAINRIDDDGVVFRSPRDGSRIDLTPERSMAIQRALGADVAMAFDQCPPYPASEAAVAEACRRTHRWLERCVACHGGGDQALFGIVQGGCFPHLREASARVVAAMDLPGIAVGGVSVGEPVEEMQRVVRQVGPLLPEQCPHYLMGVGSLREMAIAVANGFDLFDCVLPTRLGRHGTALVGGERWNLRNARFRHDHAPLDPSCGCLACRQHSRSYLHHLFRSEELLGRTLLSLHNLTTLLRFTTAMAQAISEGCFAENFAPWEPDSPAAHTW, via the coding sequence ATCGCCTTCAACTTCACGATCACCGCGCGCTGCCCGCGGACCCGGGCCCGCTGCGGCTGCTTCACCACCCCCCACGGCCCCGTCCACACGCCCCGGTTCATGCCGGTGGGCACCGCCGCCACGGTCAAGGGTGTCACCACGCCGCAGCTGCAGGAGACCGGGGCCAAGATGGTGCTGGCCAACACCTTCCATCTGCATCTGCAGCCGGGGGAGTCGGTGGTGGAGGACGCCGGCGGGCTGCATCGCTTCATGGGCTGGGACGGTCCGCTGCTGACCGACTCGGGCGGCTTCCAGGTGTTCAGCCTCGACGCCATCAACCGGATCGACGACGATGGGGTGGTGTTCCGCTCCCCCCGGGACGGCTCGCGGATCGACCTCACCCCCGAACGCTCCATGGCCATCCAGCGCGCCCTGGGGGCCGATGTGGCCATGGCCTTCGACCAGTGCCCGCCCTATCCCGCCAGCGAAGCGGCCGTGGCCGAGGCCTGCCGCCGCACCCACCGCTGGCTGGAGCGCTGCGTCGCCTGCCACGGCGGCGGCGACCAGGCCCTGTTCGGCATCGTGCAGGGGGGCTGCTTCCCCCATCTGCGCGAGGCCTCGGCCCGAGTGGTGGCCGCGATGGACCTGCCCGGCATCGCCGTGGGAGGTGTGAGCGTGGGGGAACCCGTCGAGGAGATGCAACGGGTGGTGCGGCAGGTGGGTCCCCTGCTGCCGGAACAGTGTCCCCACTACCTGATGGGGGTGGGCAGCCTGCGGGAGATGGCGATCGCGGTCGCCAACGGCTTCGACCTGTTCGACTGCGTGCTGCCGACCCGGCTGGGCCGGCACGGCACCGCCCTGGTGGGGGGGGAGCGCTGGAACCTGCGCAACGCCCGCTTCCGCCACGACCACGCCCCCCTCGATCCCAGCTGTGGCTGCCTGGCCTGCCGACAGCACAGCCGCAGCTACCTGCACCACCTGTTCCGCAGCGAGGAACTGCTGGGACGCACCTTGTTGAGCCTGCACAATCTCACCACCCTGCTGCGCTTCACGACCGCCATGGCGCAGGCGATCAGCGAGGGATGTTTTGCAGAGAATTTCGCTCCCTGGGAGCCCGACTCCCCGGCCGCCCACACGTGGTAG
- the pyrE gene encoding orotate phosphoribosyltransferase → MVSLPSSPSQQRSTLLALLAERAYRLGDFTLASGRRSEHYVNCKPVSLSGIGLALLGRLMLEEVEAEAGAVAGLTLGADPLVSAVALQAALAGRDLDALIVRKEAKGHGTGAWLEGPLPPAGTRITVLEDVVTTGGSALKAVTLLQDAGYAVERVVAIVDRQEGGAEAMQDAGLDLRSLFLLEEVAATAAGLNGAAG, encoded by the coding sequence ATGGTCTCCCTGCCCTCCAGCCCCAGCCAACAGCGCTCCACCCTGCTCGCCCTGCTGGCGGAGCGGGCCTACCGGCTGGGTGACTTCACCCTGGCCTCCGGCCGCCGCAGCGAGCACTACGTCAACTGCAAGCCGGTGAGCCTGAGCGGCATCGGCCTGGCCCTGCTGGGCCGTCTGATGCTGGAGGAGGTGGAGGCTGAGGCCGGGGCAGTGGCGGGGCTGACCCTGGGGGCCGATCCCCTCGTGAGTGCGGTGGCCCTCCAGGCCGCCCTGGCCGGCCGCGACCTCGATGCCCTGATCGTGCGCAAGGAGGCCAAGGGCCATGGCACCGGGGCCTGGCTCGAAGGCCCCCTGCCGCCGGCCGGAACCCGGATCACCGTCCTCGAGGACGTGGTGACCACAGGCGGCTCGGCCCTGAAGGCCGTGACCCTGCTGCAGGACGCGGGCTATGCGGTGGAGCGGGTCGTGGCGATCGTGGACCGCCAGGAAGGCGGGGCCGAGGCGATGCAGGACGCCGGCCTCGACCTGCGCAGCCTGTTCCTGCTTGAGGAGGTGGCCGCCACGGCCGCCGGGCTGAACGGCGCGGCAGGCTGA
- a CDS encoding Occludin/ELL family protein: MTAPILAVPAVLAAPLSALVPFAAVSFLAPAVAGPVLCTTTLEAPIPASAGSGPVEVTRCGVTRSAPEMMEQRYYSFSAPFAQGVNLLHQITDTLGLSVPGRDGGRIVAFGFPDQNIIWDGTAVENTASVMLTDQSSLMPLRTSDITNGYSSSLGAGAVPTYVNPPASTSWTPPIRGLW; encoded by the coding sequence ATGACAGCACCGATCCTGGCAGTGCCCGCCGTCCTTGCCGCACCCCTGTCGGCCCTGGTGCCGTTCGCCGCGGTTTCTTTCCTGGCCCCTGCCGTCGCCGGGCCGGTGCTGTGCACCACCACCCTTGAAGCGCCCATCCCCGCCTCGGCCGGCTCCGGTCCGGTGGAGGTCACCCGCTGCGGCGTGACCCGTTCGGCTCCCGAGATGATGGAGCAGCGCTATTACAGCTTTTCCGCTCCCTTTGCCCAGGGCGTCAACCTGCTGCATCAGATCACCGACACCCTGGGCCTCTCGGTTCCCGGCAGGGACGGGGGCAGGATCGTCGCCTTTGGCTTCCCTGATCAGAACATCATCTGGGATGGCACCGCCGTCGAGAACACGGCCTCGGTGATGCTCACCGACCAGAGCAGCCTGATGCCCCTGCGCACCTCCGACATCACCAATGGCTACAGCAGCAGCCTTGGTGCGGGGGCCGTACCCACCTACGTCAACCCGCCGGCCAGCACCTCCTGGACGCCGCCGATCCGGGGTCTCTGGTAA
- a CDS encoding folate-binding protein YgfZ, which yields MTSSSVPISTAADPWDWTPPALSRWSRPVGLLRLDGVDTLRVLHGQTSQALEAARPGQWLGTCCIGPTARLRAVAEVLVDADGAWLVIVDGDPEAARLALDRVLFPADKVRLGPVAAATLHQPLGSAGPDATPAGTWAPLAGSSGWQLGEALLLPVDAPLPPWLAERSPLEPQQAERWRLQQGLPAAPGEINGDTNPFELGLAARVSLTKGCYVGQETLAKLATYDGVKQQLRRWWATAVPDEAACDGAVTAGTPLHDGAGARAGVITSSLELPGGRGWIGLALVRRAWLQEPELQTGADPGVRLQLSIPSALQTPPVGAGGGAGDTRAS from the coding sequence ATGACCTCCTCCTCCGTGCCGATCTCCACCGCGGCCGATCCCTGGGACTGGACGCCGCCGGCCCTGAGCCGCTGGTCACGGCCGGTGGGACTGCTGCGGCTCGATGGTGTCGACACCCTGCGGGTGCTGCACGGCCAGACCAGCCAGGCGCTCGAAGCGGCCCGACCCGGCCAGTGGCTCGGCACCTGCTGCATCGGCCCCACGGCCCGCCTGAGGGCGGTGGCGGAGGTGCTGGTGGATGCCGACGGGGCCTGGCTGGTGATCGTCGATGGGGATCCCGAAGCGGCGCGCCTCGCCCTTGACCGGGTGCTGTTCCCCGCCGACAAGGTGCGGCTGGGGCCGGTGGCAGCGGCCACCCTGCATCAGCCGCTGGGATCGGCGGGGCCGGACGCCACGCCCGCCGGGACCTGGGCGCCTCTGGCTGGATCATCGGGCTGGCAGCTGGGGGAGGCCCTGCTGCTGCCGGTGGACGCGCCCCTGCCCCCCTGGCTGGCGGAGCGGAGCCCCCTGGAGCCGCAACAGGCGGAACGCTGGCGGCTCCAGCAGGGGCTGCCGGCGGCGCCGGGGGAGATCAACGGGGACACCAACCCGTTTGAACTGGGGCTGGCCGCGCGGGTGAGCCTGACCAAGGGCTGCTACGTGGGCCAGGAGACCCTCGCCAAGCTCGCCACCTACGACGGGGTGAAGCAGCAATTGCGGCGCTGGTGGGCCACGGCTGTCCCCGACGAGGCTGCCTGCGACGGGGCCGTCACCGCCGGCACGCCGCTGCACGACGGGGCCGGGGCGCGCGCCGGAGTGATCACCTCCAGCCTGGAGCTCCCCGGGGGCAGGGGCTGGATCGGCCTGGCCCTGGTGCGCCGGGCCTGGCTGCAGGAGCCCGAGCTGCAGACAGGGGCTGACCCCGGCGTCCGGCTGCAACTCTCGATTCCGTCCGCCCTTCAGACGCCGCCAGTCGGCGCTGGGGGGGGTGCCGGGGACACCAGGGCGTCCTGA
- a CDS encoding hemolysin family protein, translated as MRFLVLAILLALLAFFAAGELALIRLRPSRVQQLEEAEEPGARSVARLQHRMRSVLVATQLGLVLALLAMGWLARGLAEQVAGWMGWSEQAWIDAGVFLTLALLATLLGGLVPKAWVLHRPESSALRLAPLLESLTRTLAPLLLLIERFSGGLLRLLGLPRNWDELVPVLSAGELETLIESGSVTGLMPDERSILEGVFSLRDTLVREVMMPRSGMVTLPVDVTFAEMMESVHASQHARFPVIGNSLDDVRGMLDLRRLAEPIARGLLRPETPLAPWILPVAQVQESASLADLLPLIRSGQPLLVVVDEHGGTEGLVTVSDLTGEIVGEDDNPLETAQDLLQLVDGTWSAAGDLEIVELNRQLGLQLPEADGHHTLAGFVLERLQHIPAPGEGLSWHGVRIDVLTMDGPRIERVQITLASMEGT; from the coding sequence ATGCGCTTCCTGGTCCTGGCGATCCTGTTGGCCCTGCTGGCCTTCTTCGCTGCCGGGGAGCTTGCGTTGATTCGGCTGCGGCCCAGCCGGGTTCAGCAGCTTGAGGAGGCCGAGGAACCCGGGGCCCGCTCGGTCGCCCGGCTGCAGCACCGGATGCGCAGTGTTCTGGTGGCCACCCAGCTGGGGCTGGTGCTGGCGTTGCTGGCCATGGGCTGGCTGGCGCGCGGTCTGGCGGAGCAGGTGGCCGGCTGGATGGGCTGGAGCGAACAGGCCTGGATCGACGCCGGTGTCTTCCTGACGCTGGCCCTGCTGGCCACCCTGCTGGGCGGACTGGTGCCAAAGGCCTGGGTGCTCCACCGCCCCGAAAGCTCCGCCCTGCGGCTGGCGCCGCTGCTGGAATCGCTCACCCGCACCCTGGCGCCGCTGCTGCTGCTGATCGAGCGCTTCAGCGGCGGTCTGCTCCGGCTGCTGGGCTTGCCGCGCAACTGGGATGAGCTCGTGCCGGTGCTCTCAGCCGGCGAGCTGGAGACGCTGATCGAGAGCGGCAGTGTCACGGGCCTGATGCCCGACGAGCGCAGCATCCTCGAGGGGGTGTTCTCCCTGCGGGACACCCTGGTGCGGGAGGTGATGATGCCGCGTTCCGGCATGGTCACCCTGCCGGTTGATGTCACCTTCGCCGAGATGATGGAATCGGTGCACGCCAGCCAGCACGCCCGCTTCCCGGTGATCGGCAACTCCCTCGATGACGTGCGCGGCATGCTCGACCTGCGGCGCTTGGCCGAGCCCATCGCCAGAGGCCTGCTGCGCCCCGAAACCCCGCTGGCTCCCTGGATCCTGCCGGTCGCCCAGGTGCAGGAAAGTGCCTCTCTGGCCGACCTCCTTCCCCTGATCCGCAGTGGCCAGCCCCTGCTGGTGGTGGTGGACGAGCACGGCGGCACCGAGGGACTTGTCACCGTTTCCGACCTCACCGGCGAGATCGTCGGTGAGGACGACAACCCCCTGGAGACGGCCCAGGATCTGCTGCAACTCGTCGACGGGACCTGGTCGGCCGCAGGCGATCTGGAGATCGTCGAGCTCAACCGCCAGCTGGGCCTGCAGCTGCCCGAGGCGGACGGCCACCACACCCTGGCCGGGTTCGTGCTGGAGCGGCTGCAGCACATCCCCGCCCCGGGAGAGGGGCTCAGCTGGCACGGCGTCCGCATCGACGTGCTCACCATGGACGGCCCCCGCATCGAGCGGGTCCAGATCACCCTCGCCAGCATGGAAGGAACCTGA
- a CDS encoding WecB/TagA/CpsF family glycosyltransferase: protein MAALATTPVRARVLGIPVNVSNDVFRDAVALHGAGGGQIVTLNAEMTMAARADPALGAAIEAAGMVIPDGAGVVWALGRQSHRVRRSPGIELARHLLEHAAAVGWRVALVGASPAVMDQLRERLAHDLPNLQLVFSVHGYQPPEAWPGLERQLLQARPDLVLVALGVPRQETWIQALPQPRAGLWMGVGGSFDVWAGVKKRAPRWMGALQIEWLYRLIKEPSRWRRMLSLPAFAWAVLRERR, encoded by the coding sequence ATGGCAGCCCTCGCGACCACGCCGGTCCGTGCCCGCGTCCTGGGCATTCCTGTGAATGTAAGCAACGACGTGTTCCGGGATGCCGTCGCCCTGCACGGGGCCGGCGGCGGTCAGATCGTCACCCTCAATGCGGAGATGACCATGGCGGCCCGGGCGGATCCCGCCCTGGGGGCGGCGATCGAGGCGGCCGGGATGGTCATCCCCGATGGCGCCGGGGTGGTCTGGGCCCTGGGTCGCCAGTCCCATCGCGTCCGCCGCAGCCCCGGCATCGAGCTGGCCCGTCACCTGCTGGAGCATGCGGCGGCCGTGGGCTGGCGGGTCGCCCTGGTGGGGGCGAGTCCGGCGGTGATGGATCAGCTGCGGGAGCGCCTCGCCCACGACCTGCCCAATCTGCAGCTGGTGTTCAGCGTTCACGGCTACCAGCCTCCCGAGGCCTGGCCCGGTCTGGAGCGTCAGCTGCTGCAGGCCCGCCCCGATCTGGTGCTGGTGGCCCTGGGTGTGCCGCGCCAGGAGACCTGGATCCAGGCGCTGCCCCAGCCACGCGCCGGGCTGTGGATGGGGGTGGGGGGGAGTTTCGACGTCTGGGCCGGCGTCAAGAAGCGCGCCCCCCGCTGGATGGGCGCGCTGCAGATCGAGTGGCTCTACCGCCTGATCAAGGAACCCAGCCGCTGGCGGCGCATGCTCTCACTGCCTGCCTTTGCCTGGGCGGTGTTACGGGAGCGCCGCTGA
- a CDS encoding photosystem II reaction center protein K, which produces MALSLLAGSAPHTTLHTLAQLPEAYQAFGPLVDILPIIPLFFLLLAFVWQASVGFR; this is translated from the coding sequence ATGGCTCTCTCCCTGCTGGCCGGCTCCGCGCCCCACACCACGCTTCACACCCTGGCCCAGCTGCCCGAGGCCTACCAGGCCTTCGGCCCCCTGGTCGACATCCTGCCGATCATCCCCCTGTTCTTCCTGCTGCTGGCCTTCGTCTGGCAGGCCTCGGTCGGTTTCCGCTGA